Within the Balaenoptera acutorostrata chromosome 10, mBalAcu1.1, whole genome shotgun sequence genome, the region AGGTAATCCGTGAGGGAGCCCTAGAGGGAACAGACAGACTCTGGGCACAGGAGGACAGGATCCAGCCCAGCCCCGGGAGGGCCATCTCCATGGACCACTGGCTGGGCTTCCCACCCCCGACCCCGGGATGCTGGAATTCATGAGGCCAGGAGGGGTTGGGAAGGGGGTGTCGTCAGAGAGTGATAATCATGAAGTCACTACTCCCATTCGTAAGAACTGATCCCAGGGCGAGGGGTTCTTATTGCAGACCCTCATGTCCACACCCATGAAGGGTGACCTCGGGGGAAGGCCAGTGGGGCCCACGGTCACCTCCCGTGGGAGCAGGGTCCACAGGGTGTGGCTCACCTTGTCGTGGAAGGCCGTGATGAGCCACAGCTCCACCTCCAGGTTTGAGCCTCGCTTCTCAGCGGCAATGAACTGCAGCAGGTTCTCATGCTTCATGCCAGGTGTGCTGAAGATCTCCCGTTCACTCTGCCATGACTGCTTGTCCTGAGGCAGGGATGCGGCTGAACCCCACCGCAGCCACGCCACCCTGCAGCTTCCCACTACCCCCAACCTCAGCCCCCGTAAGGGAGGTGGAGCAGGACTGAGCCGGGCCCAGGACCACAGACCAACAGTGACCCCTGAGATCACTAAGGCCAGCACCTGATTTACAAAGGGGGCCACTGAGGTCCAGAGACAGAAGTGAGGAGCCCAGGACCACCCACCAGTGAGAAGCAGAGCAGGACTGGCTTTGCCAAGTGTCCCAGGCAACTGCTCGGGGTAGCCTGGTGTCTAGGGCCTCTAAGCAGAACCCGATgtcaaaacaaaaccctgaaaaCCAGACTGGATTGAGGTTTTGCAAATCAAAGTTTTGCAAAGCCCGCCCCTAGGCCCACGGTGAACGTCACCACCCCCAATGGGGCCCACTCCTCTCTCATCCCAGCTGTACAAGACGTGGACTGCCCTGGGGCAGACATCTTGGGCCCCGCAGGCACACACGCACCTGGAGTGGGAAGATCTTGACAGCCACAAAGTCGTTCATGAGCTGTGCCTTCCAAACACAGCCAAAGCGCCCCCGAGCCTTGATCtccagcagctgcagtggcttcAGGCCCAccagaggggatgggggtggaggtccAGGGTCCTGGGGGGATCGAGGGCTTAAGAGGATCTGGCCTGGCCTCCCCACCTCTACCCTGCCCGGCCCCAAGCCAGCCCCATCTCACCTCATGGATGTCCACGTGGCCATAGGGGGGCTTGCGATGCCGGTACATCCAGAAGGCCAGCAGGACAATGAGGGAGAGGCCCCCGATGGGCAGCAGCGAGTAGGCCAGCACAGTGAGCAGGGTAGGGGCTGTCGGGGGTGGCTCGTACGTGACTGGGGGACACACGGAGCCCGGCGTCACACAGCCCGCCTACCCGCACACCTCCAGGGCCAGACCAGAGAGCCCTGCGGCTAATCCCCACCCCACGGAGGAGCCGAGCGGTCGGTGGGGGGCCAAGGCCGGCCCACATCGCTCCCCCCCTCACCTTCTGGGCCGCCCGCCTCGGGCAGGTGGGTGAAGCGCTCGTTGCAGAAGTTGCCTTCACAGCAGCAGAAGTACACCTGGGGGTTCTCCTCGGTGGCCACGCACTCCTGCCTGGAGGAACAGTTTCCCATCCGCTCCTCAGGTGAGGGACAGACTCTCTGGGGCGGCCCAGCCAAACCCCTCCCCACAGAGAACCCCACAGGGAAccaggcggggggcggggggagagcgTGAGCCCACTTCCCCTAAAGCGGGACCCAGGGTCAGGAGGGACAACAGAGGGTGGACGTGCACCCAGAGCCCTCCTGGGGACCTCGCAACGGGGGCAGGGACCCAGCACCACCCCTGCTCGCCCAGGCTGCCACGAGAGCCCGTGTGTCCCCGCCTTGGCTCCAGACACCCAGCCCCAGCGGCACTGGCACCTGTCGTAGCAGTTGAAGTCGTCCAGCCAGCAGCCCTTCTTGACGAGCTCGATGGTGCCTGAGCTGTTGCGCCAGGAGGCGTAGCAGTGCAGCCGCTTGTCCTGCTCGCCCTCGCAGCGCTCCAGGCCGCTCTGGTTGGTGCGCTCCAGCTCCCAGTTGGCGTTGTAGTAGATGCACTCCCGCGTCTCGGCCTCGCCGCGCCCGGAACCTGTGCCCGGGGGAGAGAGCTGCTGCCGAGTAGCCCCAGGCCCACGAGGGAGGCAGGGTGCCAGACTGACAGCCAGATGCACAGTGGGGGGCtcctgggtgggaggggggctGCTTCCCTGCAGCAGCAGCAATGAATGGAGGGACCCTCAAAACCCCAGGGCATGGTCAGAATCACTGTGTCGTCCGGGTGGGGCGGGAGGGTGGTGCTAAAAATGCACATCCCTGGgatgtccctggtggcgcagtggctgagactccgtgctcccagtgcagggggccctggttcgatccctggtcggggaaccagatcccacatgcatgccgcaaccaagagttcacatgccacaactaaggagcccacgtgctgcaactaaggagcctgcctgccgcaactaagaccccgcccaaccaaataaatttgtttaaagaaTGCATattcctgggccctgcccagacccATCCATTTGGAGTGGGGGCAGgatctacattttttattttttgttttttttaaaattttattcatttaatttatttatttggttgcaccaggtcttagttgcggcaggcaggctccttagctgtggcatgtgaacccttagttgcggcatgcatgtgggatctagttccctgaccaaggatcgaacccgggccccctgcattgggagcgcggagtcttaaccactgcgccactagggaagtccctggatctaTGTTTTTAACCATCCCCCTCTGTCTCGGGTGGTTCTGATGCAGACCTCAGGGACCACGTCTGAGAAAATAGGAGGGCAGCTTCCTGCCGCTGTCTCTGCCTTGTCTCAGAGCAGCTCCACTAGTGAGAGGCAGGGCTGAGAGGATGGGGCGGATCTCGGAGACCAAAGGCTAAGTGAGCACCAGTGGCAGGGCCTAGGCTGGTGCTGACAATACCCACAGGCTCCTGCCCACCTGCAGCAGCATTTGGTGGCTGTGCTCTCAAAGCCCCCAGTCCAGAGTGCACAGGGGGCCCACTGCATCCATAGCAGCAATTTCAGTGGGGGTCCC harbors:
- the ACVR2B gene encoding activin receptor type-2B isoform X3 codes for the protein MRAPWAALALLWGSLCAGSGRGEAETRECIYYNANWELERTNQSGLERCEGEQDKRLHCYASWRNSSGTIELVKKGCWLDDFNCYDRQECVATEENPQVYFCCCEGNFCNERFTHLPEAGGPEVTYEPPPTAPTLLTVLAYSLLPIGGLSLIVLLAFWMYRHRKPPYGHVDIHEDPGPPPPSPLVGLKPLQLLEIKARGRFGCVWKAQLMNDFVAVKIFPLQDKQSWQSEREIFSTPGMKHENLLQFIAAEKRGSNLEVELWLITAFHDKGSLTDYLKGNIITWNELCHVAETMSRGLSYLHEDVPWCRGEGHKPSIAHRDFKSKNVLLKSDLTAVLADFGLAVRFEPGKPPGDTHGQVGTRRYMAPEVLEGAINFQRDAFLRIDMYAMGLVLWELVSRCKAADGPVDEYMLPFEEEIGQHPSLEELQEVVVHKKMRPAIKDHWLKHPGLAQLCVTIEECWDHDAEARLSAGCVEERVSLIRRSVNGTTSDCLVSLVTSVTNVDLPPKESSI